In Fundulus heteroclitus isolate FHET01 chromosome 18, MU-UCD_Fhet_4.1, whole genome shotgun sequence, a single genomic region encodes these proteins:
- the bloc1s3 gene encoding biogenesis of lysosome-related organelles complex 1 subunit 3 isoform X1 yields the protein MSGSRYPIVVQGEASETDSDDEVYITSLTSHQTTTGGIKVPGEASETDSEDDPQEAVRASVMAQESAQILRRELPPLIVVRDNPDVQSIVEDRPSPSHKPHVGDTLLQQKLQESNSRLYTDVGQMVRQVYGNASKEVHSVTSQLNTSQSAIIGASHSIRLILDDLKAVSEKIDIITSCQILPDININHPSCLTSPTP from the exons ATGTCCGGAAGCAGATACCCGATAGTGGTGCAGGGGGAGGCGTCTGAAACAGACTCCGATGATGAAGTCTACATCACCTCTCTGACTTCTCACCAAACCACCACAGGAGGAATCAAG GTTCCTGGGGAAGCCTCTGAGACGGACAGTGAGGATGATCCGCAGGAGGCGGTTAGAGCCTCGGTAATGGCTCAGGAGAGTGCCCAGATACTCAGGAGAGAGCTGCCGCCTCTCATTGTGGTCAGAGACAACCCCGACGTGCAGTCCATAGTGGAAGACAGGCCGAGCCCGTCCCACAAGCCCCACG TAGGTGACACCCTTCTACAGCAGAAGCTGCAGGAATCCAACAGCCGGCTGTATACCGATGTGGGGCAGATGGTCCGGCAGGTTTACGGCAATGCCAGTAAGGAG GTCCACAGTGTAACGTCTCAACTGAATACATCCCAGAGCGCCATCATCGGTGCCTCCCACAGCATCAGACTAATCCTGGACGATCTGAAGGCCGTGTCTGAGAAGATCGACATCATCACCAGCTGTCAAATACTGCCTGATATTAACATCAATCATCCCAGTTGTTTAACTTCCCCTACACCCTAA
- the bloc1s3 gene encoding biogenesis of lysosome-related organelles complex 1 subunit 3 isoform X2: MSGSRYPIVVQGEASETDSDDEVYITSLTSHQTTTGGIKVPGEASETDSEDDPQEAVRASVMAQESAQILRRELPPLIVVRDNPDVQSIVEDRPSPSHKPHGDTLLQQKLQESNSRLYTDVGQMVRQVYGNASKEVHSVTSQLNTSQSAIIGASHSIRLILDDLKAVSEKIDIITSCQILPDININHPSCLTSPTP; this comes from the exons ATGTCCGGAAGCAGATACCCGATAGTGGTGCAGGGGGAGGCGTCTGAAACAGACTCCGATGATGAAGTCTACATCACCTCTCTGACTTCTCACCAAACCACCACAGGAGGAATCAAG GTTCCTGGGGAAGCCTCTGAGACGGACAGTGAGGATGATCCGCAGGAGGCGGTTAGAGCCTCGGTAATGGCTCAGGAGAGTGCCCAGATACTCAGGAGAGAGCTGCCGCCTCTCATTGTGGTCAGAGACAACCCCGACGTGCAGTCCATAGTGGAAGACAGGCCGAGCCCGTCCCACAAGCCCCACG GTGACACCCTTCTACAGCAGAAGCTGCAGGAATCCAACAGCCGGCTGTATACCGATGTGGGGCAGATGGTCCGGCAGGTTTACGGCAATGCCAGTAAGGAG GTCCACAGTGTAACGTCTCAACTGAATACATCCCAGAGCGCCATCATCGGTGCCTCCCACAGCATCAGACTAATCCTGGACGATCTGAAGGCCGTGTCTGAGAAGATCGACATCATCACCAGCTGTCAAATACTGCCTGATATTAACATCAATCATCCCAGTTGTTTAACTTCCCCTACACCCTAA
- the trappc6bl gene encoding trafficking protein particle complex 6b-like, whose amino-acid sequence MADESLFEFLHMEIVSHIFNEQQSGKGEMDNKDRAACISLLEAMGFRVGQGLIERLTRDTPSFKDELDIMKFICKDFWTKVFRRQVDNLRTNHQGTYVLQDNKFALLTQFSAGKQYLDQAPKYLAFSCGVVRGALSNLGLESVVTAEVSVMPSCKFQVVIQKL is encoded by the exons ATGGCAGACGAGTCCCTGTTTGAATTCCTCCACATGGAGATTGTTTCGCATATTTTCAACGAGCAGCAGTCGGGCAAGGGAGAGATGGATAACAAG GACAGAGCGGCATGCATTTCTCTCTTAGAAGCCATGGGCTTCAGAGTGGGACAAGGACTCATCGAGAG GTTGACGCGGGACACCCCCAGCTTTAAGGACGAGTTGGATATAATGAAGTTTATCTGTAAGGACTTCTGGACTAAGGTGTTCAGGAGACAAGTGGACAACCTGCGAACAAACCATCAG GGGACCTATGTCCTGCAGGATAACAAGTTTGCCTTACTGACTCAGTTCTCTGCTGGGAAGCAGTATCTGGATCAGGCCCCTAAG TATCTTGCTTTTTCTTGCGGTGTGGTGAGAGGAGCTCTGTCTAACCTCGGTCTGGAGAGTGTGGTGACGGCTGAGGTCTCCGTCATGCCGTCCT GTAAGTTTCAGGTGGTCATCCAGAAGCTGTGA